From Bicyclus anynana chromosome 7, ilBicAnyn1.1, whole genome shotgun sequence, the proteins below share one genomic window:
- the LOC112047559 gene encoding uncharacterized protein LOC112047559 has product MDSKSPITTHEWHIPRPTLSSNNGSISDARSRGGSASSQGSASNHSTHSVSSGSLLLSAAHLARLNGRNTPQDECAGCRANMGRKTTTSTAVVSIPEESRDPTDTYWTDVKRGSVAGQDAASVASSTHFTVVNGFTKHRPTKEPKSCCCDHSHQITVLVISMTILFSACILAAICFVEMRMRSETGMYKYS; this is encoded by the exons ATTACGACACACGAATGGCATATACCGCGGCCGACGCTATCAAGCAATAATGGCAGCATTAGCGACGCGCGCTCCCGCGGCGGCTCCGCCTCCAGCCAAGGCTCGGCGAGTAATCACAGCACGCAC AGCGTGTCTTCAGGGTCGTTGCTACTGAGTGCCGCCCATTTAGCGCGCCTGAACGGTAGGAATACACCACAAGACGAATGCGCGGGTTGTCGAGCGAACATGGGAAGGAAAACCACCACGAGCACTGCCGTGGTGTCGATACCAGAGGAGTCACGTGACCCCACCGACACGTATTGGACTGACGTCAAACGTGGATCAGTGGCGGGACAGGACGCTGCGTCAGTAGCCAGCTCGACCCATTTCACAGTCGTCAATGGGTTCACGAAGCACCGACCCACCAAAGAGCCGAAGTCGTGCTGCTGCGACCATTCACATCAAATAACTGTGCTAGTTATATCGATGACTATCTTGTTCTCGGCGTGCATACTTGCGGCTATATGCTTCGTTGAAA tgcGAATGCGCAGTGAGACCGGAATGTACAAATACTCCTAA
- the LOC112047636 gene encoding broad-complex core protein isoforms 1/2/3/4/5 isoform X1: MADQFCLRWNNFQTNIVSALDSLKCSEDLVDVTLTCEGRNIKAHKVILSACSPYFRNVFKENPCQHPVIILKDVSADDILSLLSYMYQGEVFIEESKLSSFLHTAALLQVKGLTGVTQQNENFFSSAATNKLFTQLTISSKQTNLGLAHKEAKIPALKKRRSSTSDKPNDVPVIDNTKKSKVLETSEIYNKNNGASSVKLDNLLYVPENHVEKRIENKSEHTNTANGKNPTNQINTQEDIPVTVKTEYVDENNSPAQIQSINIDNDDSLPDYENSMLARSLISGINPSKSDVCANNSVLKKVSNINDMHTISRLKESSMDSMNYPNPRSKSPPKTLTNDDSLVKAEKPSPKSDMEYEPEVLLSEHQDGQDTELYSQEQSQALLLLAGMSTVPVLSSGASTSQSMTSHQQSNHAAICGDCPHCGMKYSNQSALKYHVRLMHSDLTNRLCCYLCPRSFTMRETFKEHMWASHGQRN; encoded by the exons ATGGCAGACCAGTTTTGTTTACGTTGGAACAACTTCCAGACGAATATAGTGAGTGCATTGGATTCGTTAAAATGTTCAGAAGATCTGGTCGACGTAACACTAACTTGTGAAGGCAGAAACATCAAGGCTCACAAAGTTATACTGTCAGCATGCAGCCCGTACTTTAGGAATGTGTTCAAG gaAAACCCATGTCAACATCCTGTTATAATATTGAAGGATGTATCTGCTGATGATATTCTAAGCCTCTTATCCTATATGTACCAAGGAGAAGTATTTATTGAGGAAAGTAAATTGTCTTCCTTTTTGCACACTGCAGCGTTGCTTCAAGTGAAGGGTCTGACGGGAGTAACACAGCAG aatgaaaactttttttcgAGTGCTgctacaaacaaactttttactCAGCTAACCATATCATCGAAGCAGACAAACTTGGGATTGGCTCACAAAGAGGCTAAAATACCCGCCCTAAAGAAAAGACGGAGCAGTACTTCAGATAAACCCAATGATGTACCTGTCATTGATAATACGAAGAAGAGTAAAGTATTAGAAACAAGtgagatatataataaaaacaatggtGCTTCTTCTGTGAAATTGGACAATTTATTGTATGTGCCAGAGAACCATGTTGAAAAGAGAATTGAAAACAAATCTGAACACACTAATACAGCTAATGGAAAGAATCCAACAAACCAG ATCAATACACAAGAAGACATTCCAGTTACTGTCAAAACAGAATATGTTGACGAGAACAATTCTCCAGCTCAAatacaatcaatcaatattgACAATGATGATAGTCTTCCTGATTATGAGAACAGTATGCTTGCCAGGTCACTGATTTCTG GAATAAACCCTTCAAAAAGTGATGTATGTGCCAACaattcagttttaaaaaaagtgtcaaacaTAAATGATATGCATACCATAAGTCGACTAAAAGAATCAAGCATGGATTCTATGAATTATCCCAATCCCAGATCAAAAAGTCCACCAAAGACTTTGACAAATGATGACTCACTAGTGAAGGCGGAAAAGCCATCGCCAAAATCAGATATGGAGTATGAACCAGAGGTGCTATTGTCGGAACACCAAGACGGTCAAGACACAGAGTTGTACTCTCAAGAGCAGTCGCAAGCCCTATTGTTATTAGCGGGGATGTCCACTGTGCCTGTACTGTCGAGTGGGGCTTCAACATCCCAATCCATGACGTCCCACCAGCAATCAAACCATGCTGCAATATGCGGTGACTGTCCACATTGCGGAATGAAATACTCCAACCAATCGGCTCTCAAGTATCACGTAAGATTAATGCACTCAGATCTGACAAACCGGTTGTGTTGCTATCTTTGCCCAAGATCATTCACAAtgagggaaactttcaaagAACACATGTGGGCTAGCCACGGCCAGCGAAATTAA
- the LOC112047636 gene encoding broad-complex core protein isoforms 1/2/3/4/5 isoform X2, with protein MADQFCLRWNNFQTNIVSALDSLKCSEDLVDVTLTCEGRNIKAHKVILSACSPYFRNVFKENPCQHPVIILKDVSADDILSLLSYMYQGEVFIEESKLSSFLHTAALLQVKGLTGVTQQLTISSKQTNLGLAHKEAKIPALKKRRSSTSDKPNDVPVIDNTKKSKVLETSEIYNKNNGASSVKLDNLLYVPENHVEKRIENKSEHTNTANGKNPTNQINTQEDIPVTVKTEYVDENNSPAQIQSINIDNDDSLPDYENSMLARSLISGINPSKSDVCANNSVLKKVSNINDMHTISRLKESSMDSMNYPNPRSKSPPKTLTNDDSLVKAEKPSPKSDMEYEPEVLLSEHQDGQDTELYSQEQSQALLLLAGMSTVPVLSSGASTSQSMTSHQQSNHAAICGDCPHCGMKYSNQSALKYHVRLMHSDLTNRLCCYLCPRSFTMRETFKEHMWASHGQRN; from the exons ATGGCAGACCAGTTTTGTTTACGTTGGAACAACTTCCAGACGAATATAGTGAGTGCATTGGATTCGTTAAAATGTTCAGAAGATCTGGTCGACGTAACACTAACTTGTGAAGGCAGAAACATCAAGGCTCACAAAGTTATACTGTCAGCATGCAGCCCGTACTTTAGGAATGTGTTCAAG gaAAACCCATGTCAACATCCTGTTATAATATTGAAGGATGTATCTGCTGATGATATTCTAAGCCTCTTATCCTATATGTACCAAGGAGAAGTATTTATTGAGGAAAGTAAATTGTCTTCCTTTTTGCACACTGCAGCGTTGCTTCAAGTGAAGGGTCTGACGGGAGTAACACAGCAG CTAACCATATCATCGAAGCAGACAAACTTGGGATTGGCTCACAAAGAGGCTAAAATACCCGCCCTAAAGAAAAGACGGAGCAGTACTTCAGATAAACCCAATGATGTACCTGTCATTGATAATACGAAGAAGAGTAAAGTATTAGAAACAAGtgagatatataataaaaacaatggtGCTTCTTCTGTGAAATTGGACAATTTATTGTATGTGCCAGAGAACCATGTTGAAAAGAGAATTGAAAACAAATCTGAACACACTAATACAGCTAATGGAAAGAATCCAACAAACCAG ATCAATACACAAGAAGACATTCCAGTTACTGTCAAAACAGAATATGTTGACGAGAACAATTCTCCAGCTCAAatacaatcaatcaatattgACAATGATGATAGTCTTCCTGATTATGAGAACAGTATGCTTGCCAGGTCACTGATTTCTG GAATAAACCCTTCAAAAAGTGATGTATGTGCCAACaattcagttttaaaaaaagtgtcaaacaTAAATGATATGCATACCATAAGTCGACTAAAAGAATCAAGCATGGATTCTATGAATTATCCCAATCCCAGATCAAAAAGTCCACCAAAGACTTTGACAAATGATGACTCACTAGTGAAGGCGGAAAAGCCATCGCCAAAATCAGATATGGAGTATGAACCAGAGGTGCTATTGTCGGAACACCAAGACGGTCAAGACACAGAGTTGTACTCTCAAGAGCAGTCGCAAGCCCTATTGTTATTAGCGGGGATGTCCACTGTGCCTGTACTGTCGAGTGGGGCTTCAACATCCCAATCCATGACGTCCCACCAGCAATCAAACCATGCTGCAATATGCGGTGACTGTCCACATTGCGGAATGAAATACTCCAACCAATCGGCTCTCAAGTATCACGTAAGATTAATGCACTCAGATCTGACAAACCGGTTGTGTTGCTATCTTTGCCCAAGATCATTCACAAtgagggaaactttcaaagAACACATGTGGGCTAGCCACGGCCAGCGAAATTAA
- the LOC112047771 gene encoding uncharacterized protein LOC112047771 has product MDCCNYGEFRGPYAAGAGAWDYGYAPLSYAPYAYYSPHAHDPYMRYYRYDYPHHVHHNDHAMPMDYGAYALKEARTRRASARRELRAQPPAHLPLPHTPPLECGMNGRGSAYCEPQMWPSYQMGMIGNGGWGGASSMGGSWASRTMCSREPMRYPSDCRLMKTSNLHPSNFVSGQDGRSTPYPTYEDSHYNGDGGAKQNMQEFSGRMTTPPESVRAAREQRQSPPEEKRPPVVPLPAFQQAFGSTEIGKFAEAFSRAEVAHEAEDTSDNFMFESFPEWDGPPELQWTSQPASREIKCEDNF; this is encoded by the exons ATGGACTGCTGCAACTACGGCGAGTTCCGCGGGCCGtacgcggcgggcgcgggcgcctGGGACTACGGCTACGCGCCTCTGTCGTACGCCCCCTACGCGTACTACTCGCCGCACGCGCACGACCCCTACATGCGCTACTACCGCTACGACTACCCGCACCACGTGCATCACAATGATCATGCTATGCCTATGG ACTATGGCGCGTACGCACTGAAAGAAGCGCGCACGCGACGAGCTTCGGCACGCAGGGAGTTACGAGCGCAGCCTCCCGCACATCTGCCCCTGCCGCACACG CCACCCTTAGAATGTGGAATGAATGGACGCGGGTCAGCCTACTGCGAACCGCAGATGTGGCCATCTTATCAG ATGGGGATGATAGGAAATGGAGGCTGGGGCGGAGCGAGCAGCATGGGCGGCTCGTGGGCATCTCGTACTATGTGCTCCCGGGAGCCGATGCGGTACCCTTCTGACTGCCGACTAATGAAA ACTTCAAATCTACATCCTTCGAATTTTGTAAGTGGTCAGGATGGAAGATCTACACCTTATCCGACGTACGAGGATTCGCATTACAACGGGGATGGCGGCGCGAAGCAGAATATGCAGGAGTTCTCTGGGCGAATGACTACGCCACCAGAGTCGGTGCGAGCTGCCCGCGAGCAGCGGCAGTCTCCGCCCGAAGAGAAACGGCCGCCGGTAGTGCCTCTGCCAGCCTTCCAGCAAGCCTTCGGCTCCACCGAGATCGGCAAGTTTGCCGAAGCATTCAGCCGCGCCGAGGTCGCGCACGAGGCGGAGGACACCTCTGACAACTTCATGTTTGAGTCGTTCCCGGAATGGGACGGTCCACCCGAACTGCAATGGACCTCGCAGCCCGCGTCCCGGGAAATAAAATGTGAAGACAACTTTTGA